One genomic window of Dama dama isolate Ldn47 chromosome 7, ASM3311817v1, whole genome shotgun sequence includes the following:
- the NRN1 gene encoding neuritin, producing the protein MGLKLNGRYISLILAVQIAYLAQAVRAAGKCDAVFKGFSDCLLKLGDSMANYPQGLDDKTNIKTVCTYWEDFHSCTVTALTDCQEGAKDMWDKLRKESKNLNIQGSLFELCGGGNGAAGPLLPALPVLLVSLSAALATWLSF; encoded by the exons ATGGGACTTAAGTTGAACGGCAGATATATTTCACTGATCCTCGCGGTGCAAATAG CGTACCTGGCGCAGGCCGTGAGAGCAGCGGGCAAGTGCGATGCGGTCTTTAAGGGCTTTTCAGACTGTTTGCTCAAGCTGGGCGACAGCATGGCCAACTACCCGCAGGGCCTGGACGACAAGACGAACATCAAGACCGTGTGCAC ATACTGGGAGGATTTCCACAGCTGCACAGTCACAGCCCTTACGGATTGCCAAGAAGGGGCGAAAGATATGTGGGATAAACtgagaaaagaatccaaaaatctCAACATCCAAGGCAGCTTATTCGAACTCTGCGGCGGCGGCAACGGGGCGGCGGGGCCCCTGCTCCCGGCGCTGCCCGTGCTCCTGGTGTCTCTCTCGGCAGCTTTAGCGACCTGGCTTTCCTTCTGA